From Asterias amurensis chromosome 3, ASM3211899v1, a single genomic window includes:
- the LOC139935163 gene encoding mitochondrial inner membrane m-AAA protease component paraplegin-like: MYRCLSRSSLQFGKKYHFYNHRCYETAQTNGRRKTSRLSCSCTTTSQIRSSTGTNNLYATCPQNIHLNLRDHPCHSRPFSTSRSSFDVSKWIAAASKRITNIQDSISTKYFKREYFALTRILERSGLNSIPALQRLQGLGNINLFSSSRPTNQQRNQNENGKEEEEDSAKRGGEGDNIRMLLVLMLILTLLNFLSKGDEAQSVSWQTFVNEMLMKGEVKYVSLTYYDSDGSGQSSNPESDVVHVYVHDGAIIMGREVGRGQPNHFRMRVGNINKFETKLRRIEDSLGIAIHDRIQVKYKHITSDGLSSIMGTVLVMAVLFYIIRSAMKGGGGMNTFSQMTKAKFTLVEEGGSKGVTFRDVAGLKEAKVEVMEFVDYLKRPGKYQALGAQVPKGALLLGPPGCGKTLLAKAVATEANVPFMAMAGSEFVEMIGGLGAARVRNLFKEARKRSPCIVYIDELDAIGRKRSDNASVGSSGEEEQTLNQLLVEMDGMGTQKGVIMLASTNRADILDRALLRPGRFDRHIMIDSPTLIERKEIFEVHLKKLTLELKPEAYSTRLAQLTPGMSGADIANVCNEAALHAARESKKVVGAADFESAIERVIAGATKVNRVMSEEERRVVAFHESGHALTGWLLEHTDALMKVSILPRASAALGFAQYLPSDQKLYSTEQLFDRMCMALGGRAAEALIFNKITTGAQDDLNKVTKMAYSQIQSYGMNERVGQVSFAEGKSSELGKRPYSQRLQSVIDEEARQLVTKAYRTTEKLLRDNSDKLKKLSHELLKTEVLNYVDVEAILGPPPFGEKKQLNIDEFDVFAEEENGDDGNNNGDGASRNKKKEQDNEYS, from the exons ATGTATAGATGTCTTTCTCGATCCAGCCTTCAATTTGGCAAAAAGtatcacttttataatcatCGGTGTTACGAAACTGCACAAACAAATGGTAGACGCAAAACAAGCCGTTTATCTTGCAGTTGCACTACCACCAGTCAAATCAGATCTTCAACAGGGACGAATAATTTATATGCAACCTGTCCGCAGAATATACATTTAAACCTGAGAGACCATCCTTGCCATTCAAGACCCTTTTCAACTTCAAGAAGTTCCTTTGATGTTTCGAAGTGGATAGCGGCAGCGTCCAAACGAATTACAAACATTCAAGATTCA atttcaacaaaatattttaagcGGGAATATTTTGCATTAACCAGAATTCTTGAGCGATCTGGTCTTAACAGCATACCAGCTCTTCAACGTCTGCAAGGATTAG GGAACATCAACTTGTTCAGCTCTTCACGACCCACCAATCAGCAAcgaaaccaaaatgaaaatggaaaggaagaagaagaag ATTCGGCCAAGCGAGGGGGTGAGGGTGATAATATCAGGATGCTTTTGGTCCTCATGCTGATCCTGACTCTGCTCAATTTCTTGTCCAAGGGAGACGAGGCACAGAGTGTGTCTTGGCAGACGTTTGTCAATGAGATGCTGATGAAGGGGGAG GTCAAGTACGTGTCTTTGACGTATTACGACTCGGATGGCAGTGGTCAGAGTTCCAATCCAGAATCTGATGTTGTTCATGTCTATGTTCACGATGGAGCCATCATTATGGGTAGAGAG gtTGGACGCGGTCAGCCCAATCATTTCCGTATGCGAGTTGGAAACATCAATAAGTTTGAAACCAAGTTGAGGAGAATTGAGGATAGCCTGGGTATAGCCATCCATGATAGG ATCCAGGTGAAGTATAAGCACATTACCAGCGATGGTCTGTCGAGTATCATGGGTACTGTGCTAGTCATGGCGGTCTTGTTCTACATCATACGCTCTGCAATGAAGGGCGGTGGTGGGATGAACACCTTCAGTCAGATGA CTAAGGCAAAGTTTACTCTCGTTGAAGAAGGTGGGTCAAAGGGCGTGACCTTTAGAGATGTCGCTGGCCTCAAGGAAGCAAAGGTGGAGGTCATGGAGTTTGTAGACTACCTCAAGAGACCTGGGAAGTATCAGGCACTCGGAGCACAG GTCCCCAAAGGAGCCCTTCTTCTTGGGCCTCCAGGCTGCGGTAAAACCCTCCTAGCTAAGGCTGTAGCTACAGAGGCTAATGTTCCCTTCATGGCTATGGCAGGGTCAGAGTTTGTTGAGATGATCGGCGGACTGGGTGCGGCCAGAGTCAGGAACCTCTTTAAGGAAGCGAGGAAACGATCGCCATGTATCGTCTACATTGATGAACTGGATGCTATCGGTAGAAAGAGGTCAGATAA TGCTTCAGTTGGAAGTTCAGGAGAAGAAGAACAGACTCTAAACCAACTACTGGTTGAGATGGATGGAATGGGAACTCAGAAAGGTGTCATCATGTTGGCTTCTACTAATAGAGCTGACATTCTGGATAGA GCTCTCCTTAGGCCCGGGAGATTTGACCGCCACATCATGATTGATTCCCCAACCCTGATAGAGAGGAAGGAGATATTTGAGGTGCACCTCAAGAAGCTAACACTGGAGCTGAAACCCGAGGCATACTCTACAAGACTCGCTCAGCTAACACCAGGCATGAGTG GTGCAGATATAGCAAATGTCTGCAACGAAGCAGCTCTTCACGCAGCGCGTGAAAGCAAGAAGGTAGTTGGTGCTGCGGACTTTGAGAGCGCTATCGAGCGTGTCATCGCAGGTGCCACAAAGGTCAACCGGGTCATGTCTGAAGAGGAGCGTCGGGTCGTTGCTTTCCATGAATCAGGTCACGCTCTGACGGGTTGGTTGCTTGAACACACCGATGCTTTGATGAAGGTTTCCATCTTACCCCGTGCCAGCGCAGCCTTAGGATTTGCTCAGTATCTACCTTCGGACCAGAAACTCTACTCAACTGAACAG CTCTTTGATCGTATGTGTATGGCCCTAGGAGGAAGGGCAGCTGAGGCGCTCATATTCAACAAAATCACCACAG GTGCTCAAGACGACCTTAACAAGGTGACCAAGATGGCGTACTCCCAGATCCAGTCTTACGGAATGAATGAGAGAGTCGGTCAGGTGTCATTCGCTGAAGGCAAATCAAGTGAACTTGGGAAGAGACCTTACAGTCAAAGACTACAGAGTGTGATTGATGAG gAAGCGCGTCAACTTGTAACGAAGGCTTACAGAACGACAGAGAAACTGTTACGGGACAACTCGGACAAACTGAAAAAG TTGTCTCATGAACTTCTCAAGACTGAAGTTCTGAATTATGTAGATGTGGAGGCCATCCTTGGCCCGCCTCCTTTCGGTGAAAAGAAACAACTAAATATTGATGAGTTTGATGTCTTCGCTGAGGAGGAGAACGGAGACGATGGAAACAACAATGGAGATGGTGCTTC